From the genome of Fundidesulfovibrio putealis DSM 16056:
GTCCTTCGCCCTGTCCGGCATGCTCGCGGCGCTTGCGGCCATGGCCATCGGGCCGCAGACCATGCTGCGCTACGACATGGGCTTCGGCCTTGGCCTCAAGGGCTTCGTGGCAGCCACCCTGGGCGGGTATTCGTCCTTGTCGCGCGTGTTCGCAGGCGGGCTGTTTCTTGGCGTGGTGGAAGCCTGCCTGACCCTGGCCTTCTCCGCTGACCTCAAGGAAACCCTGACCTACACCATTCTGGTGGCGCTCATGATGCTCGCGCCTCTGCCCCAGAACCTGAAGCAGAAGGTCTAGCCGTGGGCGGGGAGCTTCGCAGACTTGCCGTATTTCTGGGAGCCGTGGGCGCTTTGGGGCTCATGCTGCCCAACGTCCACCTCCTGGCGCTGAACCAGCATCTCTTCCTGGCCCTGAACGTCCTGGCGCTCAACTTCAGCCTGGGCCTGGGCGGGCAGGCGTCAATGGCCACCGGGGCCTTTTGCGGCCTTGGAGCCTACGCCTCGGTGATCCTGCACTCCATGTGGCCGCAGGGCACCCTGGTGATCGTCCCGGCGGTGGCCTTTACGGCCTACGCCTGCGGAGCAGCCGTCAGCAAACCCCTGGAGAAGCTGGGCGAGGGCTTTCTGGCCATGGCCACTCTGTGCCTGTGCCTGATCTTTGTGAACCTGGTGCTGGTGTTCACGCCCATCACCGGCGGTTCCAACGGCATGATGGTCTCGCACCATCCCATGCTGCCCTTCATCGGAGAACTGAAAGGCGACCGGGCCAACTTCGCCGCGCTCCTGGCGCTCCTGGCGCTGGGCGGCTACCTGTTCGCAGCCGTGCGCTCCTCCCGACTGGGACGCGCGCTCCTGGCCTGCAAGGACGACGCCCTGGCTGCGTCCAGCTGCGGCATCGACCGTTTGTCCACGCGGGCCGTGTCGTTCGGCATCGGCGGGGCGTTCTCCGCCCTGGCGGGCATGGTGCTGGCCAACTCCACGGGATTCATAAGCCCAGGCCAGTTCGACCTGGGCCTCTCCCTCAAGACGCTCCTCTTCCTTGTGATCGGCGGCCCCGGCAAGCTCACTCGCCCCCTGATCGCCGTTGTGGTCCTCGAATCGCTCATCGCCTGGTTCCACGCGCTTGGCGAGGCCACGGTGCTGGTGCACGGCCTGATCCTGGCCGGGGCGCTCATCGCCGGGTACTGGCGGGAAACGGGCCGTCTGCGTCTGTTGCCCCGCTAAGCAAAGGAGTGTACTTCCTGCCGGAAACATTTCATTTTCCGGAGGACGTATGCCCCGCAGACTGCTTCTCGCCGTCCTGGCCCTCTTGTGTCTGGCCGTTCCGGCCTTCGCCGCCGAGCCCATCCTCATAGGCGGCATCTTCGCCGAATCCGGCCCTACCGCCGAGATCGGCACTGCCACCCGGCTGGTGGCCGAGATGACCCTCAAGGAAATCAACGACAAGGGCGGCGTGCTGGGCAGGCCCCTCAAGCTCATCGCCTACGACACCCAGTCCACCCCCGAGGTCGCCCTGCGCATGGCCCGCCAGCTGGTGGAGTCCGACAAGGTGCTGGCGCTCATCGGCCCCACCTCCACGGGCGAGGGCATGGCCGTGAAGAAGTACACCGAGGAGCAGAAGGTCCCCTCCATCATGACCGTGGGCGGCGACGCCATCGTGGCCGGAGGCAAGTACGGCCCCTTCGCCTGGACCTACAAGGTTCCCCAGCGCACCAACACCGCCGTGGACAAGATTTACAGGCACCTGAAGGCCAAAAATCTTACCAAGGTGGCCCTGCTCACCGCCAAGGACCCCTTCGGACAGGACGGCTTCGACGCGCTGAAGTCCCAGGCTGCGGCCAACGGCATCACCATCGTTTCCGAGGAGACCATCGACTCCAAGGGCGCGGACTTCTCCGCCGAGGCCTTCAAGGTGGCCATGACCAAGCCCCAGGCCGTGGTCATCTGGACCATCGGGCCTGCCGCCGCCATCGCGGCCAAGAACTTTGCGGACCTGCCCGGCGACAAGCCCCTGCTGGTGCAGTCGCACGGCATCGCCGGACCCAACTTCCTGAAGCTGGCCGGAGCCGGCGCCGAAGGCGTGGTCATGCCTGCCACCAAGCTGATGGTGGCCCAGGGCCTGCCCGCCGCCGACCCGCAGAAGGCCGTGATCGACGCCTTCGTGAAGAACTACCAGGAGAAGGGCCTTCAGGCCAAATTCCCCATGAACACCCACTCCGGCTACGCCGCAGACGCCCTGACGCTGCTGGTCGAGGGCCTGAAGAAGGCGGGCAAGGCCGAGCCTGCGGCGCTGCGCGACGCCCTGGAGAACCTGAAGGGTGTAGTGGCCATCTCCGGCGTCTACAGCCTGACCCCCGAAGACCACAACGGTCTGGGCGTGGATTCGCTGGTCATGGTGCAGGTGAAGGGCGGTCAGTTCGTGGAGGCCAAGTAGCAAGAGGTTGAGCCCGACGGCGCGGGAGAAGCCCGCGCCGCCAGGATGCACTGGTTGGCAGGCGTGGGGTGATGAGTGGGAGAAGCCTCCGGCGGCCAAAGGGCTTCGCCCTTGTGGAATCCCTTATAGGTCTGCGTAGCCATGATAACTGGGTAGATGTCTGAGCTAACGAAGCCCCGGCCGGACGTAGTCCGGCCGGGGCTTTTCGTGCGAAGCTTATTGCGGGTCCAGGGGGATCATCCCCCTGGCGGGTGCAGGGCAGAGCCCGCCGGGGTGCAGGGGCAGAGCCCCTGCGGTTGACTCTACGACTTCAGCTGCTGGTCGATCCACTCGTCCAGGGCCTTGCCGCCCTTCTCGAAGCGGTCCTTGAAGCGGTCGCGGAAGGCGTGCTTCTTCTCGGACGCGGCGGCGCGCTGTTCAGGGGTCAGCACCGTGTCGATCTTGGCCTTGACCTTGCCGTGGTGCACGGCCATGTCTTCGCCGACCTTGGCCATGGCCTGTGCGGCCTTGCGTACCAGGGCCTCGTCGCCGGGGGTCTTGTCCATCACCTCGCTCATCTGCTGGCGGGCGGTCTTCATGGCCTCGCGCAGGCCCTTGCCCTCGGCGCGGGAGTCCTTCAGGGTCTGGGCCACGAAGCGCTTCTGCTCTGGCGAGAGCTTCAGGTCCTCGATCATCCGGATGATGCCCTTGCCGTCGCCGTGGTGCGGCCCGTCAGGGGGAGGGGCCATTTCCTTGGCGGCCAGGGCGGTGGTGGCCAGCATTGCGAGTACTGCCATGATTGCGGCTATGCGTTTCATCGTTGTTCTCCTTGCTTGAAGGTGCGTGAGCGCGCTCAGCGAGTAAGTACGAAAAACGCTGCCTTTCGTTACAGCTATTTCAATACACCAGCCCGGATATTTTCTTCTCCAGCATTATGGACAGGATGGTGCGGTCGGTCTCGATCATGCCTTCGGTGCTGAGCATGCCCACGTTTCGCATGGTCTGCTCGGGCGACTGGGCGATGATGCCGTCCGTGGGCTTCACCTTGACTCCATGCAGGGAGAAAAGCGCCGCCTGCACGGCAGTGCCCGCCGCCGTGGCCAATTTAAGCGCGCAGCCCGCCTTGGCTCCGTCGCATATGATCCCGGCCAGGTCCTCCATCAGGTTCTTGATGGCCCCGGCCACGTGATGCACGTCGCCGCCCATGAGGTAGGCCACTCCGGCGGCAGCGCCCGCGCCAGCCGCCACCGAGCAGCCGCACACGGCGGAGAGCCTGCCGGTGTGGGCCTTCACGTAGGCGGTGATGATGTGGCTGACCGCGATGGCGCGCAGGGCCTCGTCGCTGGTGCAGGTCAGGTAGTCCTTCACGGCCCAGATGGGCAGGATGGCGGTCAGGCCGTGGTTGCCGCTTCCGGCGGAGCTCATGGCCGGCAGGGCCACGCCGTCCATGCGGGCGTCGGCGGCGGCGGAGGTCAGCATGCGCGCGGCCACGAACATGTCGCTCTTCATGAGGTTCTGGCGCACCAGACGCTCGAAGGTCTTGCCCACGCCCAGGCCTGGCCCGTGCTTCAGGCCGTAGTCGGCCAGGGCCATGTTGTGGCGCACGCCGTCCTGCAGGAAGGCCATGTCGTCGGCGTCCAGGGCGTCGGCCAGGTCCAGGAGTTGCTGCAGGCTCTGCTCCTTGAGCCAGGTCTCCAGTTCCGCCACGCCGCCAGAGCCTGCGCGCGCCTCGTGGAACAGGGGGCTGTCCGTCAGGTCTGCGCCGTCCATGCGAAGCGACGTGAGATGGTCGTGGTGCTGCTCGATGATGGCCTCGCCCACGTGTTCGCCCTGGCGGGCCTCGGCCTTGATGTAGATGCCGCGCCGGTCGGAGAGCAGGTGCACGCGCACCTGTCCCAGACGCAGCAACTCGCTCGAGCGGGCCACGTCGGCCTCGGACAGGGGGGAGAGCACTTCGAGCCGCAGCATGGGGTCGCCGCCCACAGCGCCCAGAGCAGCGGCGGTGTCCAGTCCGCACAGGCCTCCGGTGCCAGGGATGGTGACGGCCAGCCCGTTTTTGTAGATGTTGGGGTCCACCCAGACGTCGAGCGCGTCGAAGCGTTTGCCCGGCAGGAGCGACACGGCTGCGGCAGCGGCCAGGGCCACGGCCACGGGTTCGGTGCAGCCCAATGCGGGGGCGACTTCCAGGCGAAGGACGTCCTTTACGGTGAAGGCCATGTGCGACTCCTTGGGGTTCTGGCTCGACGCAAGCGCCGGGCCTGGAGTTGGGGCAAAAACGGGCGTGCGTCAAGCGCGAACGCGCGGCGACCACTGTCCAGTTGATTTCTCCAGCCTACCATGTATTTTGATGGCGTCCGGGCCAGGACGCCGTTCGAGGCGCAGCGTCCGCATGGCCGGCAGGAGGAGGTGGCATGAAACGCATGCTCGTGACGGTTCTCGCTTTGGCAGCTTTGGCGTCCGCAGGTTGCGGCCCGGTGA
Proteins encoded in this window:
- a CDS encoding Spy/CpxP family protein refolding chaperone, which produces MKRIAAIMAVLAMLATTALAAKEMAPPPDGPHHGDGKGIIRMIEDLKLSPEQKRFVAQTLKDSRAEGKGLREAMKTARQQMSEVMDKTPGDEALVRKAAQAMAKVGEDMAVHHGKVKAKIDTVLTPEQRAAASEKKHAFRDRFKDRFEKGGKALDEWIDQQLKS
- a CDS encoding ABC transporter substrate-binding protein, coding for MPRRLLLAVLALLCLAVPAFAAEPILIGGIFAESGPTAEIGTATRLVAEMTLKEINDKGGVLGRPLKLIAYDTQSTPEVALRMARQLVESDKVLALIGPTSTGEGMAVKKYTEEQKVPSIMTVGGDAIVAGGKYGPFAWTYKVPQRTNTAVDKIYRHLKAKNLTKVALLTAKDPFGQDGFDALKSQAAANGITIVSEETIDSKGADFSAEAFKVAMTKPQAVVIWTIGPAAAIAAKNFADLPGDKPLLVQSHGIAGPNFLKLAGAGAEGVVMPATKLMVAQGLPAADPQKAVIDAFVKNYQEKGLQAKFPMNTHSGYAADALTLLVEGLKKAGKAEPAALRDALENLKGVVAISGVYSLTPEDHNGLGVDSLVMVQVKGGQFVEAK
- a CDS encoding branched-chain amino acid ABC transporter permease codes for the protein MGGELRRLAVFLGAVGALGLMLPNVHLLALNQHLFLALNVLALNFSLGLGGQASMATGAFCGLGAYASVILHSMWPQGTLVIVPAVAFTAYACGAAVSKPLEKLGEGFLAMATLCLCLIFVNLVLVFTPITGGSNGMMVSHHPMLPFIGELKGDRANFAALLALLALGGYLFAAVRSSRLGRALLACKDDALAASSCGIDRLSTRAVSFGIGGAFSALAGMVLANSTGFISPGQFDLGLSLKTLLFLVIGGPGKLTRPLIAVVVLESLIAWFHALGEATVLVHGLILAGALIAGYWRETGRLRLLPR
- a CDS encoding L-cysteine desulfidase family protein; protein product: MAFTVKDVLRLEVAPALGCTEPVAVALAAAAAVSLLPGKRFDALDVWVDPNIYKNGLAVTIPGTGGLCGLDTAAALGAVGGDPMLRLEVLSPLSEADVARSSELLRLGQVRVHLLSDRRGIYIKAEARQGEHVGEAIIEQHHDHLTSLRMDGADLTDSPLFHEARAGSGGVAELETWLKEQSLQQLLDLADALDADDMAFLQDGVRHNMALADYGLKHGPGLGVGKTFERLVRQNLMKSDMFVAARMLTSAAADARMDGVALPAMSSAGSGNHGLTAILPIWAVKDYLTCTSDEALRAIAVSHIITAYVKAHTGRLSAVCGCSVAAGAGAAAGVAYLMGGDVHHVAGAIKNLMEDLAGIICDGAKAGCALKLATAAGTAVQAALFSLHGVKVKPTDGIIAQSPEQTMRNVGMLSTEGMIETDRTILSIMLEKKISGLVY